A single Thermococcus celericrescens DNA region contains:
- the hydB gene encoding NADPH-dependent hydrogenase/sulfhydrogenase 1 subunit beta has product MRYVKLPKENTHIFLERLKEWGKLYAPVKISEKFYDFREIDDVKKVEFSYNRTIMPPKKFFFLPREKLFEFNLAKAEYREVIEDVEPFVLFGLHACDIFGLKVLDTVYLDELPDKYYKVRREKGIIIGISCMPDEYCFCNLRETDFADDGFDLFLHELPDGWLVRVGTPTGHRIVDKNIKLFEEVTTEDICNFREFENKRSKAFKYHEDWSNLRYLLELEMEHPMWDEQAEICLACGNCNTTCPTCRCYEVQDIVSLDGETGYRERRWDSCQLRSHGLVAGNHNFRPTKKSRFMNRYLCKNSYNEKLGISYCVGCGRCTYFCPAGISFVKNLRTIMGLEEKTCPGEVSEEIPKRGFAYASEIRGEDI; this is encoded by the coding sequence TTGAGATATGTTAAGCTCCCGAAGGAGAACACCCACATTTTCCTCGAGAGGCTGAAGGAGTGGGGCAAGCTCTACGCCCCGGTTAAGATATCCGAGAAGTTCTACGACTTCAGGGAAATAGACGACGTCAAAAAGGTAGAGTTCAGCTACAACAGGACGATAATGCCGCCGAAGAAGTTCTTCTTCCTTCCCAGGGAGAAGCTCTTCGAGTTTAACCTGGCGAAGGCCGAGTACAGGGAGGTCATAGAGGACGTCGAGCCCTTCGTGCTCTTCGGTCTCCATGCCTGCGACATCTTCGGCCTCAAGGTGCTCGACACCGTGTACCTCGACGAGCTCCCGGACAAGTACTACAAGGTCCGCAGGGAGAAGGGCATAATCATAGGCATCAGCTGTATGCCCGACGAGTACTGCTTCTGCAACCTGCGCGAGACCGACTTCGCTGACGACGGCTTCGACCTGTTCCTGCACGAGCTTCCGGACGGCTGGCTCGTCCGCGTCGGAACCCCGACCGGCCACAGGATAGTGGACAAGAACATCAAGCTCTTCGAGGAGGTCACCACCGAGGACATCTGCAACTTCCGCGAGTTCGAGAACAAACGCTCGAAGGCCTTCAAGTACCACGAGGACTGGAGCAACCTTCGCTACCTCCTCGAGCTCGAGATGGAGCACCCGATGTGGGACGAGCAGGCTGAGATATGCCTCGCCTGCGGCAACTGCAACACCACCTGCCCGACCTGCCGCTGCTACGAGGTGCAGGACATAGTCAGCCTCGACGGTGAAACCGGCTACCGCGAGAGGCGCTGGGACTCCTGCCAGCTCAGGAGCCACGGCCTCGTTGCAGGAAACCACAACTTCAGGCCGACCAAGAAGAGCCGCTTCATGAACCGCTACCTCTGTAAGAACTCCTACAACGAGAAGCTCGGCATAAGCTACTGCGTCGGTTGTGGCAGGTGCACCTACTTCTGCCCAGCGGGCATAAGCTTCGTGAAGAACCTGCGCACGATAATGGGACTTGAGGAGAAGACGTGCCCGGGAGAGGTAAGCGAGGAAATCCCGAAGAGGGGATTCGCCTACGCCTCGGAGATAAGGGGTGAGGACATATGA
- the hydG gene encoding NADPH-dependent hydrogenase/sulfhydrogenase 1 subunit gamma, with product MSEVVPREIMMPEENPYALHRAKVLKVYQLTETEKLFLFRFEDPELAEKWTFKPGQFVQLTIPGVGEVPISICSSAMRKGFFELCIRKAGRVTTVIHKLQPGDTVLVRGPYGNGFPVDDWEGMDLLLIAAGLGTAPLRSVFLYAMDNRWKYGNITFINTARYGKDLLFYKELEAMKDLAEAENVKIIQSVTRDPEWPGLHGRPQNFIVEANTNPKKTAIAICGPPRMYKSVFESLINYGYRPENIFVTLERKMKCGIGKCGHCNVGTSTSWKYICKDGPVFTYFDIVSTPGLLD from the coding sequence ATGAGCGAGGTAGTTCCCAGGGAGATTATGATGCCAGAGGAGAACCCCTACGCGCTCCACAGGGCGAAGGTTCTCAAGGTTTATCAGCTGACCGAGACCGAGAAGCTGTTCCTGTTCCGCTTCGAAGACCCCGAACTGGCCGAGAAGTGGACCTTCAAGCCCGGACAGTTTGTCCAGCTCACAATCCCAGGTGTCGGCGAGGTTCCGATAAGCATATGCTCCTCCGCGATGAGGAAGGGATTCTTCGAGCTGTGCATCAGGAAGGCCGGAAGGGTCACCACGGTCATCCACAAGCTCCAGCCCGGTGACACCGTCCTCGTTCGCGGCCCCTACGGAAACGGCTTCCCCGTTGACGACTGGGAGGGAATGGACCTGCTCCTTATAGCTGCGGGTCTCGGTACGGCTCCGCTCAGGAGCGTCTTCCTCTACGCCATGGACAACCGCTGGAAGTACGGCAACATAACCTTCATCAACACTGCCAGGTATGGCAAAGACCTCCTGTTCTACAAGGAGCTCGAGGCCATGAAGGACCTCGCCGAGGCCGAGAACGTCAAGATAATCCAGAGTGTCACCCGCGACCCCGAGTGGCCGGGACTCCACGGAAGGCCGCAGAACTTCATAGTTGAGGCCAACACCAACCCGAAGAAGACCGCCATAGCCATCTGCGGTCCGCCGAGGATGTACAAGTCGGTCTTTGAGTCCCTCATCAACTACGGTTACAGGCCTGAGAACATATTCGTCACGCTGGAGAGGAAGATGAAGTGCGGAATAGGAAAGTGCGGCCACTGCAACGTCGGAACGAGCACGAGCTGGAAGTACATCTGTAAGGACGGCCCGGTCTTCACGTACTTTGACATAGTATCAACGCCTGGCTTACTGGACTGA
- the hydD gene encoding NADPH-dependent hydrogenase/sulfhydrogenase 1 subunit delta produces the protein MEGKVRIGFYALTSCYGCQLQLAMMDELLQLLPHAEIVCWFMLERDSYEDEPVDIAFIEGSVSTEEEVELVKKIRENAKIVVAVGSCAIHGGVQSWEKDKSLEELWKTVYGDGKVKFEPKMAEPVENYIKVDYRIYGCPPEKKDFLYALGTFLVGSWPEDIDYPVCVECRLKGHPCVLIEKGEPCLGPITRAGCDARCPGFGVACIGCRGAIGYDVAWFDSLARTFKEKGISKEDILQRMKMFNAHNPKLEEMVEKIFQGVEE, from the coding sequence ATGGAAGGAAAGGTCAGAATTGGGTTTTACGCTCTCACCTCATGCTACGGCTGTCAGCTCCAGCTGGCCATGATGGACGAGCTCCTCCAGCTGCTCCCGCACGCGGAAATCGTCTGCTGGTTCATGCTTGAGCGCGACAGCTACGAGGACGAGCCTGTGGACATAGCCTTCATCGAGGGAAGCGTCTCCACCGAGGAGGAAGTCGAGCTCGTCAAGAAGATACGCGAGAACGCGAAGATAGTCGTGGCGGTTGGCTCCTGTGCAATCCACGGTGGTGTGCAGAGCTGGGAGAAGGACAAGAGCCTTGAGGAGCTCTGGAAGACCGTCTACGGCGACGGAAAGGTCAAGTTCGAGCCGAAGATGGCCGAGCCGGTCGAGAACTACATTAAGGTTGACTACCGCATCTACGGCTGCCCGCCGGAGAAGAAGGACTTCCTCTACGCCCTCGGTACCTTCCTCGTCGGCTCGTGGCCGGAGGACATAGACTACCCGGTCTGCGTCGAGTGCAGGCTGAAGGGACACCCGTGCGTACTCATAGAGAAAGGAGAGCCGTGCCTTGGCCCGATAACGAGGGCCGGCTGCGACGCGAGGTGCCCAGGCTTTGGAGTGGCGTGCATCGGCTGCAGGGGAGCGATAGGCTACGACGTTGCCTGGTTCGACTCACTCGCCAGGACGTTCAAGGAGAAGGGAATCAGCAAGGAGGATATACTCCAGCGCATGAAGATGTTCAACGCCCACAACCCGAAGCTCGAAGAGATGGTTGAGAAGATATTCCAGGGGGTGGAAGAATGA